The DNA region tactgccaggggcagaaagttaacgaagaagacattgacattggtagctccgctgtagacaatgttggaggggttggtggcttcactcgcagtggacgcctatttgcaccatcaacattacgcgcgaatactaAAGCCGAGGCAGTTGCCtaggctaaagggaaacagatggccgccaaagaggttactactgaggaagatcctcctaagaccgcattcgagaaggaagtggatgagtttatgaggattatcaagaaaagtgactacaaggtagtcgaccagctaaatcagacaccctcaaagatctccattctgtcactattgctgtgctctgaggcgcacagagcagccttgttgaaagtactgaatatggcctatgttccaccggagataactgttaaccagctggagtcggtagtttccaatgtaaacgctagccgggggctaggcttcaccgataatgacctgacatctgagggcaggaatcacaacaaagccttgcatatcacaatggagtgcaaaggggtgatgctttcccatgttttggttgatacaggctcttctctgaatgttcttccaaagaaagccttaatgaagttggattgcgatgacaccatcctgaggccaagtaacttagttgtgagggcttttaatggctctaagagagctgtctttggcgaagttgagttgccagttaagattggaccgcaggtgttcaagagcaccttttatgtgatggatatccagcctgcctacagctgtctgctaggtcggccttggattcatgttgccggtgctgttacttctaccctccaccagaagcttaaatatgaactagaaggtcagatcgtcactgcctgtggtgaagaggatatttttgttagccacctgtctacatttaagtatgtagagatgggcggcgagatgcacgagatgctgtgtcagggcttcgaagccataaacatcaatgaggtcgcgcccgaagctgtcttttcacctgagtttgagaaggtcgggacttctatctcttcatacaagcaagctgccgaagtggttaaagctggtaatgcccaaggctggggcaaatttgtggagccagtcatcaaagaagacaagtttggattggggtatgctccgggatctcagaagaatgaaaccggtactctctccagcgggggtttggtttctccccacatcgtcaatgctgcagatgaagacaaggctgacagcgactgtgacttagatagctggattcgcccgtgtgtcccgggagaaaagctcgacaattggtcatctgaaaaaaccgtccgggttactctactgaaagagtgatttttattgttttcctttattacatgcataataaagtcttacactttgcccaaggtgtaacggctcatttgtagggccatccattcaattacatttcgcaattatttttatcatcaataaaggacggctttcgcaaacaattttgtgttctctttcttttagtttttttctacttttacaaaaaaaatggcaatgtttctttttcattttttctttctttccaaaaaaaaaatctctcattctaaggtaaagcatgatcctccatcatgcagagctgaccacccggatctcactactaacgacactgctatggccaagtatgacttcgacaatcctatttattaagccgaagaaggggatgaggaagattgtgaattgcctgaagggttagccagattgttgaaacaggaggaccgagctattacaccttatcaagaggtgattgagaccgtcaacatcggtaccgcagacgacaagaaagagatcaagatcggggcaagtctacaggccgagaggaaagaccgttgatcatgtacttgactgtgttagaaaggtcaatgggttgtgtgctcggtcagcatgacgagtcaggtcgaaaagagcatgcaatatactaccttagcaaaagtttaccgactgtgaacaaagatactcattgctcgaaaaaaacttgccgcgctttggcatgggctgctcgccgactaagacatTATATGTTaactcacacgactctattgatatcaaaaatggatccagtcaagtatatttttgaaaagccaacacttaccggaaaggttactaggtgacaaatgatactgacaaAGTATGACATTaaatacacttcacaaaaagccatcaagggaagtgtcttgtcagactatcttgcagagcaaccgattgatgattaccaacctatgaggtttgactttcctgatgaggacatcatgtttctcaaatcgaaagattgagaggaaccactcccggaggaggggcctgaccctgaatccaaatgggttatgatgtttgatggggcggtccacgtcaatggtcgcggagttggtgtagtgttgatcacaccggaagggggttcatatgccatttggtgccagaataacttttccctgcaccaacaatgaagccgaatacgaagcttgtatcctaagacgTGAGGAAGCCatcaatatacagattaaaaccctggatgtatacggggattcagctttggtcatcaatcaaaccaacgggaaatggtgctatgctggaactacgtacccagaattgacatatctcggtcagagacgaatgaagaaagaatttggtcagaaagtgcgccctcgggagtatcgagttggtgaattggtactcaaaagaattcttcctcccaacacgGATCACatgggcaaatggacaccgaacaatgagggtccatacgtggttaaaagagttttctctggcggagctctgatgctaacaaccatggatggtgaagacttcccgtcccctattaactcagacacagttaaaaaatacttcgcataaaatagacccgctggatagtaaaaagaatactccaggcaaaaaaagggcatcccgacgaaccaaaaaaaaaagaataaagaggttcggaaaaaaattagggatataaaaaagagtacacccggtgagtcgaaaacccaaaagggcggctcaggcaaaaatgggtatcccggtggattgaaaacccgaaaagggggcgatccaggcaaaagttagggaataagcgaatgattgtgatctgagttcatcagtgttatatcaccgttttattcaatccggcaatcttcgaaggttaaagatcaactaatcatccacttcagaaagcaagatgagcagagcgtcttgaggacatacgagccatagtAGAGTCGAAAttcggtgggaccccgtatccccgttgccattaggatagttctctttttatagcgatcacctcttttcagggatcagcttcctgataccctcgcctattcctggcacaaattttctccccagtaagagtcgaataattaagttaaagagcctctttatttttcatttatcagtttgtttgcaaaaatgttcgaatttttgataaaacatattgcatatgaacataatggtggcttttgcagatgatttgcacaggaaaacatttaaaattgctttgaatatgcttaatcccggacggtgaattcaaaccgagtaattcccccgaggcatatgtgtatttttggttgcaggtcacaggaaccagatgccaagtcatgaatcctcatccccaagcggttgacaaagtctctcctcagcagagcatgttcctcagcagagcatgttccccaacagagttgacagtatccagactgtctagccccagtagagttgacagtatccagactgtctatccccagtagagttgacagtatccagattgtatatccccatcggagttgacagtgccagactgtatcttcccgGCAACAGCGaagtggttgcatacccaacagatgagagggtggtgttcccagtgtttatctcattccccagcagattatttttaacagatttgttaatccccagcttgaggacgattagcaagttcatatccccagcaaaggtcgtttcctacgacatttccccaggaagtgttttccccacaggctctcctcacagagcctcgccgaacaaagtttccatagttgatactccccccgcaaggtcaacttttcaagcagccaatttatttttggtggctcattggtcccggcagacggatcattccccacagagcattcaaggattgatacagcgatctgttccctaccggagtttgcttccccaagcagatttctttttacaccatgcataacatttgcatttgcatgcatatcatatcaagcatacacataagctgataaacaggttcttcaaagcagactaAAGAATTTCTTTACAACCAGAGTCATGAGATCCAGCTAGAGGATCAAgtgtgagtgatccagcctgagggtcatttttgaagattcagcctgagaatcgttttctagtgatccagcctgagggtcatttcgaagattcagcctgagaattattttccagtgatccggcctgaggttcgttttgaagattcagcctgagaatcgtgttccagtgatccagcctgagggtcatttcgaagattcagcctgagaatcgtgttccagtgatccagcctgagggtcatttcgaagattcagcctgagaatcgtgttccagtaagccagtctaaggctcaatttgaagattccccagtgaagtcgcctacaagctttatttccccagcaagcccaagtctaattgaggagtcgttacaacatgttctagcccgaagaatatgtacgaagccaaaaagtggaatattctcgaagctgcatatctaatatgaaggttgagtgtagatttcaaaagagggtcaaccagcgcattcctcagatgcgggatcctaatgatgggaatttatccagatctagccagaagatcgaagtagattcagccagagaatcgaaacaaagaagatctagctagaagatcgaaaatcacaataattcagatctagccagaagatcgaagtagattcagccagagaatcaaaggaaatagattcagccagagaatcgaaacgaaggagatctagccagaagattgaagtagattcagccagagaatcaaaggaaatagattcagccagagaatcgaaacgaaggagatctcgccaaaagatcaaaatcgtatccagcccgaggatcaaaattaatatccaaccagaggactaaattgagtataggttcagtcagaggatcgaaactccagattaagctagaagactgattcagatccagccagaggatcggaagaaaaataaacagcgcggtgtatttccgcgtttttgtggtgttctcagagcgcaaattttcggtctgtctttggtattcaatcacagctcaccccatttgtctgataagttgttcgctttcatcctactcgggttagctgatgattgaataggggcagctgtaacacctcaaaatgtgtcctcctcattcatgcattcatttagcatttcatattgcatttcatcatgtcaaccagaattagatccaagaaactttattttaaaaaaaaaacgaaaaaaaaataaataaataattttttacaaaaaactaaataaataaataaaaataaaaataaaaaaattaaattaaataaataaataaattttggacttgggtctctctcatttgagcccacaaagccatgaaattcagtctataaatatCAAGACTTCATTTGAGAAAAAAGGGGGAGAACAgagagaaaaaggaagagaagcaaaacactctgaggtttccttggaacaaaaccctggaggaaaaagatagtgagagaagagctaacagagttcagagcaacctccaaaccctgaagggaactcaactgcacagaatcacctctgtctcccataaaccctaaagattgttttgtaaacctcacgggtgcaactcaatttcaatcaagctctccaattaggtttgcccttattcccattacctttgtgctttgaatttgaatactctgaatgtttgaggtattatgggtgaatttgatacccttttgatgcatgtgtttgacaagaggtttaggcctcctacccttgattgctttttgtgagctttttgtgaattgaaagggcatgattcatgtggttacattttgattcgggggcaacccttgattaccctatttttttttgtctctaacctgtttgttgagtgttttttgtgagggctcatatgactcttgtagggataacttgcgtggtttcccactttatttgtgggataccccctggaggttcattccgattacctgtaatgactcacctttctttaatggcattagcttgggagatccctgggtttcttactcctttaattgctgttatttctgatctttatccgtgtggtacttttacctcttttccgcattttatcgccttcttagctggaagacctcaataggaggcatttgttttctttggtttatttacttctgagccccttgttggcacatttactttatacatgtttgttttgtatgtgttcgtatccctgcaggtagcgcagttccttcgtcaaggactgcctttttgcccttgagcatcccaaaccctaaaacccaaagcaacacgttaactccttctactacaggcgagtaagtctccaaaggtcgagcatccggtagattgcgtagtgacgtcgttcgtccaaaacccaatccataaccccgtagttagccgaagtacgacttgctctgattctcattccagatgaaatacgtaggcataagacacgatgtcttagcgagcacaattacccctaacccctaggtagccgagctacgaagactctgattctcatattcagatgagatacgtatgcagtggatgcgacatccgcgcgagtcattttcatttaaccccctttttttagtaaataacacattagataaacccacaccctttagacaagaactacaaaagtggatcccgtagagtactacgaatgcgtaggggtgctaataccttcccttcgcataaccgactcccgaacccaagatttggttgcaagaccccgtcttgtcctttcctttttcaggtttacttcgagtgtttcctttcccttctttgggatgaataacgcatggtggcgactcttctgtcattttcttttgccggttgttttttcgcgcactgtatttttcaggttgcgacaagCACAAGAGTCGAAGTTGCTACTTCTAGGGTTGGAGAAGAAATCAGAGCAAGAGAtggggaagaagaagaagtctTAGCATTAACCATAGCTCGGATGCTTGAGCATCATAAATGTTCAACTTTCTTATTTTATCCATGCTATCTTTAAAATGCAGTTACACATTATAAAAAAGGATGGAGACGTTGTTCTCTGCAAAGATCTCCCTCATCTCTTCAAGGGTATCTTCGCTCAAAATAGTGTGGATCTCAATTTTCCTTTTCCTCACTTTGGCAGGGGGTACCTCGCCGAGACCAAACTTGTCCTTATAGCCAAGCCCCTGAAACCAATAGTGCATTTCATCCATCATTGCCACCTCATCTAGGGAAAGAGATCCCAACTAGGTGCAATAAGAGGCAACACCCAACAGTACTTTAGATACAAAACCTAACACTAATAGAAAGCGGAATGAGCTAGAGAGGTAAAGGGCTTCACTAAAAGGAAAAGTATCTAGAAATTATACATGCCTAGAGTGAAAGAACCAAACCAAGGTATGAACGAGTGAAGCTGAAGATGTCCTTGGTTGCGGAAGTTATCAGAAGACATATGCCTCAGgaaaaaatattgaaaaataagCCGAGAGAAGGCTCTTGAGATTTGTACTCATCGCATAGCTGAAACCCTCTTATGTACGCCCGATACCCCGAATAAATATAGGAAGGACCAACTTTTAAATGCTTTAGGACGATTGCCTCAAATTCAGATAAAGGCAGGTGTAGACCCACTTTTGTAAATAAATATTCATAGAACGGGACCGTGCAGTCACCAAAAGAGTTTCATATTCTATTCTCTTCTAGAACCAGATGAACCAAACACTCCAATTGGTCGCAAACTGTGACATCAACATCTCTCAGGGCGGACTCAATGCTCAAAGCCGAAGAAGTTCCCCCTAATTTTGAATCCACCTAATCATACGGTGGGTCACCCGACTGATATTAAAGATTTCAACATTCTAACACCTCAACATCACTAGACTTGTGATCTAGGATTTGTGGGATAGACCGTACACAATATTTAGCAAGGTCCCTCCTTTGAAAATTGTCTAGTATTTCCTCTTCTAACATCACAAGAAGGGGAATAAGGACATCGACGTGATTGGTTCTCCCACCAACACTCGAGATAAGGGCGTCTAACAACACATAAGAAGAAACATCTCCCTCCAAGGAAGTCTTAGACATCCCTTTTGACCCAGAGTAGTCAGATATGGTTATAACCTCCGGATCAACATGATCCCTACTAAAAGAAGGGTGAAGAGAAGTAGGTGATGACCCAAAGGAGGTTCATGCTTCATAATTCCTCACAGATTTAACATTATCGCTCATTTTGGCAAGATAAAACATGGGATGCTGGAAATCCCAAATGATAAAGGTACGTTGTTAAAGAAGGTTGATGAAGAAAGAatgaaaaaaaggaaaaggttGAAGTAAAGATCTAAATCACTTATAATTATATTCTTAGGAGGAAGGAACAAGGATGTTTTCCTTGGAAATATAATTGAAAGACTTGAAAGTTGAAAAGTTCTAAAATCTCTTAGAGATTCAACTCACTCTATTTATAAACAATGGCAACCGATGGATCAAGACCAAGCATAAACAGGTATCACAATATAAATTGATACAATTCCACTCATAAAAATACGCCAAAATTAGGTGTAATCAAGCAATCAATGAACTGCGCCACACCCTAGTTGATCACGTTATTACACGTGTCAGGAGTGGGTGACGACACTACCACAAAAAACACATCTTACCTCGAGCACGAAGTAGATGCTACCTTCGTTACACATGCGAGGTAACGAAGGGTGACATAAAAAATTTCCACTTTACTCCTCGGTTTTTGAATAACCGATGGGTAAAGTGGAAATGGTCATAGGTTTGATCCCCAATGAGATTCTTTAAGGAATTTTAATTGCCAAAAACATATCCCCTTGATATTGAAAAATAACCGATGAGTAAAACAAGcttgagtttattatatctaatgttGATTGCCTGTATCATTTAATCCTAGCTGAACATATAACTTTTCAAATTGGTTTACAAAATAATTATATAAGCGGTTATATTTGAAGAAAAAATTACACTAATCATGTTAGGTGTGAATATGGAAGTAGAAAAAtgatctagagggggtgaatagtCCCAATTTAAAATATTGAATTGTTATTTTCAAAATTAGagtgttttaaaaaaaatgagTTGCGAGCGGAAGGTTTGAtgcgaaaataaaaattatacTATTCAAATGTTGATCAAGTTAACAAGAATAGTTTTTCAAATAACAATGATTAATATGATGAAATACTTGGTAGGGATTGATTCAATTGTGTATTGCACAAGAGGTGTTTACATAATGATTCAATAGATGGAGTTCTAACGTCAATTTGTTTCAAATTATTAATCACCAATTTAGCTTAACCAGTTATCAAATTCCAACAAAACCTAATGCTTATGTAATAAATCACTATCAATGAAGAAACAATATAATACGATGGAATTGAACAACATAAGTATGAAAGTACTGTAAAATTAAATGCAAGAGTAAGAGAAAGAGatgaattgttgttgttgctgctgtcCCACAACTTGTTGTTGCATTCTCCTTCTGTGATAATGACCAAGAGTGTATTCTCTTTATCAAACTCTTGTCTTGCAACCTTGGCTTCATCCCTTTCCCTTCTTGTTCGTATTGCACTCGTTTGCAAAATGACTGAACCGTTGACACTTATAGCACTACTCCTTGCTATTGTCAAACCTCTTCTTTTCACCTCTAAAGTTTCCTTGACCATCATTTTTGTTTCAGCTGCTCTCACCCCTTTGACAACTCAAATTCTTGGAATTTTAGGACTCTCTTCAACCAAAATTCTGAAAGTTACATTTACTCTTCATGGGTCATTTTCTTTTCGATCTCTTATCTTTCTCGTTGAAGCAAGCTTGCAAAGCGATCTCCGTCTTTGCCTTATCAGAATTTCTCTCCTCCATCATTTGCTCATGAGCCTCAAGAGAGTTTTGCAACTCCTCATTGCTCATCATTGCAAGATCCTTCGATTCCTCAATATCCACAACTACATTGTTAAATCTTGGTGTTAAAGAACGCAAGATTTTTGTGACAACATATTACTCCGTAATAGTTTCTTCGCATGCCTTTACCTGATTCACTAACCGAGTGATTCTCGTTGTAAAATCGTTGATTGTCTCATTTTCTTTCATTTGAATCAATTCGAGTTGAAGCTTTTGAGGTTATAACCTCACCACCTTCGCCTTGTCATCCCCTGCACAGGCCATCTCTAAGATCTTCCACGCTTGCTTTGATGATTCACAATCATCAACTTTCTCAAATTTGTCACCATCAACACATTGTTGGATAAAAAGAAGCACCttgaaatctttcttcttctcttccttaTGTGTTGCTTGTTGTGCATCTGTTGCACCCGCTACAAGAGGAGTAACCCCgttcttgatcacttcaagaacatcttggAAACCAAACAACACTTTCATTTGCTTGCACAATTTGTCATAATTCTTCGCATCAAGGATTAATAGGCTTGTAGAGATTCTTTAATTGGAAACATAATTCATGTTGCACACTATCTGTTTGTGGATCAGAACCAATCTCTTCATGCCAAATATTGGAACTTTGAACCACAAGATTGGTGAACAATGGTTGAGAGAATTGGAATGTGGACAGTGAAagagaaaaattgagagagagagagagagagagagagagagagagagagagagagagagttgaGGGTGAGAATTGAATATTGCATTAGCCAGGGATGGGAATGCATCCTATACATTTATACAAATATTATATTATAATTGGGAACCAAAACAATTAAATGAAATAACAAAAAAGTATAAAAATCAGGCTCGTAACCGATTACATCATTTAATTAACCAGTTACAGTTGATATGAATTAAATTTTCATTCCGTGGTAATCACTTTACACCACATATTAACTAGTTACAGTTGTGAATTCTTCGTTTTTCTACTACTTGGAAGTACTCTTAACCTTGCTATAATCGGTACTTGAAAGACCCTTACAAGGACACAATTTTAATTCCACACAAGGAAAAAAAAACTGTTATATTACAAAAGTATTAAGTATTAACGCAAAAAAATAGTTTACAGACTTGAAAATTAAAATTCGAAAAAGTATCTGAAATAAAAGTACGTTTAACCCAAAAAAAAAACATGTTAAAAAATACACGCAGCATATAGTATCTTATAATAAGACTGTGCTCCACGtgaaaaatttaaaaatttccTCGTTACATTTGAGCGCAATtaacaattaaaatataatttcCTCTTTTATATCTGAATTAAAAACACGACAAGTTGTGCTCTTCGTGGAACGCGTGCATGGTTATTATATAAAAATTAAACACAACTTCAAAATAAAAACACATATAGTAATAGATCGATCACATTCAAGTTCCAATCATAACATCATTGTCTTACAATGAAGCATGTTTCATCACTCACCTTCTCCTTCCTCATCTTTGTTTTCATCACAAACTTTTCACTAACTTTCTCAATAAACTTTGTTGAACAAGTATTGGACGTAAATGGTAACCCCATTTTCCCAGGTGGCAAATACTACATCTTGCCAGCAATTCGTGGTCCCGCTGGTGGAGGACTAAGACTAGCAAAAACAGGTAACTCAGAATGTGACGTTACTGTCTTACAAGACTACCATGAAGTTATAAACGGGGTACCAGTGAAATTCAGTATACCAGGAATAGGTCCTGGTATAATCTTCAATGGTACATCGATTGAGATTGAGTTCACAAAGAGGCCAAACTGCGCCGAATCTTCAAAATGGTTGATATTTGTTGACGATGTTATTCAAAAAGCTTGTGTTGGTATTGGTGGTCCTGAAAATTATCCTGATTTTAAAACATTGAGCGGCACTTTTAATATTGAGAAACATGAATCTGGATTTGGTTATAGGCTTGGATATTGTGTTAAAGATTCTCCTACTTGTTTGGATATTGGGAGATCAGATGGTAATGAGGATGAAGGTGGATCACGGTTGAATTTGACTCATCAAATTGCTTATGCGGTTGTGTTTGTAGATGCTGATTCTTATGAAGCTGGAATTATTAAATCTGTTGCTTGATACCTTTGTTGTTAATCTAAACTAGTAATATAGTCTCTTTGTTCTTATTATGATGAATAAGAAGTATGAGCTTCAATAATGCAAGCACCTTAATAATTGCACTTTCTTTTTGGGTGTTGAAAATGTATTCCATTTTCTGGTCTTACTTATATATTTACTTCTTTTCTCATATTTGTTATATAATATTTCATcttattataattaaaatatgATTGATCATTTCGTCATATTTATTGAATTTTCTTAACAACTCAAAATATAAGTCTTTATATTTATTGAAAAGTTGAATCACaacaaacaaagaaaaaaaataatgacaacaaaaataaataattttaagCAAAAATAACCTTCTATGcaataaaatattaatttaatttgatttgatGAAAGAAGATATATAAAAGACAAAAAATACAATAGTTTGTTTACCTATTTCGATAAAACGAATTAT from Lathyrus oleraceus cultivar Zhongwan6 chromosome 1, CAAS_Psat_ZW6_1.0, whole genome shotgun sequence includes:
- the LOC127131231 gene encoding kunitz-type trypsin inhibitor-like 2 protein codes for the protein MKHVSSLTFSFLIFVFITNFSLTFSINFVEQVLDVNGNPIFPGGKYYILPAIRGPAGGGLRLAKTGNSECDVTVLQDYHEVINGVPVKFSIPGIGPGIIFNGTSIEIEFTKRPNCAESSKWLIFVDDVIQKACVGIGGPENYPDFKTLSGTFNIEKHESGFGYRLGYCVKDSPTCLDIGRSDGNEDEGGSRLNLTHQIAYAVVFVDADSYEAGIIKSVA